The DNA window GTGTGGGGCATACACCTAACCACCACTACATGGGTTTGGACCAACTTTGAGGGTAAATGGGGTTTTTGCAGTTTTTTTGTCACACGTTTGAAACTTTTACACTACAGAGTTGTAGTGCGACTGAAACTTTTGTGCTACAAGATTTTTTCATCTATTCCCAACCAGAAACTCCTGACAGCTTTTTTTCGACTGTGGCAAAGAGCTACAATAAATTCCAGGTTTTTATACTGTTGAAAACAATTTTGATGAAATCACCCTATTTTCTGACACCAATAGTCTTGGGTGTAGCGGCAATAGTGGCTACACCTTTTCAATCAGCCCAAGCATTGAGTGCTACTGAAGTAGGCACAATTGCCGAAGCAGTGACGGTTCGGATTGATGGTCAGAACTCTGGTTCAGGAGTGATTATTAAGCGTCAGGGCAAGGTCTATACAGTCCTCACAGCAGCCCATGTCGTAGCGACCGAGGATGGATATGATGTGGTCACGCCTGATGGCCAGTTCCATGAGTTGGATTACAGCAAAGTCAAGAAGTTGCCCAATGTCGATTTGGCTCTAGTTGAGTTTACAAGTCCAAAAACTTATAAAGTTGCTGATATCGGAGACTCTACAGCAGTTAAAGCTGGAGCATCAATCTATGTCTCTGGATTTCCATTGCCGACAGCAGCTATTACAGAATCTGTGTGGAATTTCTCAGAGGGAAAAGTAACGGCTAACTCCAAACGTCTGTTGGCAGATGGCTATGCATTGATATATAGCAATGACACACTACCTGGGATGAGTGGGGGAGCAGTTCTAAACAGTGAGGGCAAACTCATTGCTATTCATGGTCGTGCCGATGCTGAACAAAGCGTTCAAAAAACAGAAACGGTATATCAGAAAACGGGGTTTAATCTAGGCATCCCTATCAATACATTTTTGAACTTAGCAGCAAATGTTAGCCCCAATCTAGGATTTGTAGGTAGGGCAACTGAATCAACAGGAACTACATTAACGAAAGATGATTGGTTATTACAAGGAGTAGGCAAGTATAGAAAGGGTAATTACAAAGAGGCTATTAAAGATTTCGGGCAGGCCATTGCTATTGACCCCAAGGATGCAGCAGCCCACTTCAACCGGGGAAATGCCTACGATGAGTTAAATCAGTACAATTTGGCCCTTAAAGATTATTCTCAAGCGATCCAAATCAATCCCGAATATTCAGCAGCCTACAATAATCGGGGAATTATTTACACAAACCTGAAGCAAAATGAGTTGGCTTTCAAAGACTATTCTCGGGCCATCCAACTCAATCCCGAATATGTAGAAGCCTACGCTAACCGAGGGAATATCTACAACACTCTGAAGCAGAATGAGTTGGCTCTCAAGGACTATTCTCGGGCCATCCAACTCAATCCCGAATATATAGGAGCTTATATTAGCCGAGGGAATATCTACTATGACCTAAAGCAGAACGATCTAGCCCTCAGAGACTATTCTCGGGCCATCCAACTCAATCCCGAATCTGCAATCGCCTACAACAACCGGGGGAAGATATTCAATGAACTGGAGCAGTACAATCAGGCTTTTAAAGACCTTAATCGGGCGATCCAACTCAATCCTGAATACGCAGCAGCCTACTTCAATCGGGGGAATAGATACTATGCTCTGAAGCAAAATGAGTTGGCTCTCAAAGACTATTCTCGGGCCATCCAACTCAATCCTGAATATGAAAGATATTACTACAACCGAGGGAATGCCTATGAGGAATTGAAGCAGTATAATTTGGCCCTTAAAGATTATTCTCAAGCGATCCAAATCAATCCCGAATATTCAGAAGCTTACGTCAACAGAGGGATTACCTATAAAGCCTTAAATCAGTACAATTTGGCCCTCAAGGACTATTCTCGGGCCATCCAACTCAATCCTGAATATGCAAATGCCTACAATAACCGAGGTGTGATCTACCTTATCCTGAAGCAAAATGAGTTAGCCTTCAAAGACTATTCTCGGGTAATCCAAATCAATCCCGAATATGCAGCAGCTTATGTTAACAGAGGGATTACCCATAACCGAATGGGAAACAAACCTCAAGCCAAACAAGATTTAAAAACTGCGGCACGGCTTTTTCAACAGCAGAATAACCCAGAATTCTATCAAAAAGCGATGGAACTGTTACAAAGTTTTTGAATGTGAGCTGTGATCTAGATCAATCTATCCCAGTCATGGTACTGATTAAGTACTAGATGGCACCTCTGTAGACAAAGGAAAGTTTGATTGACCTATGAAACACCATCAGATCAAATCCATGTTTGCGTTGTCTATCGTAACTAGTACAGCCCTGTTCATGAGTAGCCAGCCCGCCCAAGCGGATGAAGCTCGATTTAGCTGCGGCCAAAACAAAGGTCTTCCTACAACTCTGGCTAAAACCAAGCGAGGTCTTGTGCCAGTGATCCACTGGAAATCAAAAGATTTTGAAAAATCTGGCTGGACCCCAGAAGTCCGTTGTCAAAAAGTATCCAGGCTATTTGAACAATATTACCGAGAAGGTACTCTAGATTATCTAACTACTGCAAGAGATAAGAAGACAAGACAAAATGTTGTCTGTGTTGCTCCTGCGGAAGGTGCAAAATGTACTGGCATTTTATTCACTCTTAGGTCAGGGAGTAACCCAGGGCGAACACTTAAAAAGTTGATGGATTTACGAGTGAGGGCCACAAGTGATCCACTTAATGAAACATTGGAACGGGTTTATGTGAATATGGGTGATTTTTTGAAGTCAAGCCCTGTTGTCTCGGCAAGTTCCCCCACTTCTCCAGAACCATCGTCAAACCAACCTGCTCCAGAAGATATGTGGTAACAAGCATATCCAAGCTTGATTAATCAGAAAATTGTGTTGGGAGGATGTTCAAAAGATCTTGAACTTTCCTGTGTAAAGAATGATAGTTATAGCAAGAAGGGTAAAGGGCTACTGAAGAATCCTCGGAGCTAACAAGGCCACCCGAAAACCGACGAAGTTAATGCGGTGACTGGGAAGATACCCGCCGCGACTCGCAGAGCGACAGTGCCCCGGAGGTTCGATCCAAGAGCCACCGCGTGTAATACGCCTAGCCTCCTTATCATCTACCCAAGCACTTCCATCAGTGGGTGCTCCGGTATAGTTGTCATGCCAAGTGTCCTGACACCATTCCCAGATAGTCCCATGCATGTCATACAGACCAAAGGTATTGGGAGGAAAGCTGCCTACATCAGTCGTCTGCTCTCTATATTCTCCCTTGGGACCAGAAGCGTAATTACCTGGTATAGTTTTTCCCAGAAAATCGAAGTCAGTACCTCTGTAGTTTGCCACGTCTGTAGTAATTGTTTCACCAAAATAAAATGGTGTGGTCGTTTCCCCTCGACAGGCATATTCCCATTCTGCTTCGCTAGGAAGGCGATAATCTTTTCCGTGTTTTTGAGAAAGCTTCTGGCAAAATTCCACCGCATCATTCCATGACACTTTCTCTACAGGACGATTAGCCCCTTTGAACTTAGAGGGGTTGGACCCCATGATCGCCTCCCATTGAGCTTGGGTAACTGGATACTTACCCAGATACAGTAGGGAAAGGGTCACTTCATGCTGTGGACCTTCATCATCATCCCTTTCGGGTTTGCCCTCTAATGAACCCATAGTGAAGGTGCCTCCTGGTATCTTCACCATTTCTAAGGTCGTGCTGCTGTCTAGCTCCTCCGCAAAAAACTGAGCTTGTTTCTGACTGCGATTACTAATGGCCCCTGTCTCATCAACACTTACCACTTCATACTCAAAGCTTTTTAAGCTCGATGCAGACTCAGATGACGGCGAAGGATCAGGGGATGGGCTTTCTGAAAGCGGTCCTAAATCCAGTGAAGGAGACTCAGAGGTGGTTAAATCACGTTGAGAATTTTTAATAATCTCCCATACCAAGACACTACCTAAGCCTACGCTTCCAAATGCGGCGAGGGTCAAAAATTGACGACGATTCTTCTTTTGAAGAACAGGACTTAAGGGAGAAGGGGTTGGTGTTTGTTGGGCTTGTTTTCGTACTAACGCTTGCTGTTTAAGTTGCTCCTGTCGCTGGGTCTCAGCTTCTTGTCTGAGCTGTTCTTGTTGTCGAGCTTCGGTTTGTCGCTGGGCTTCTAATTGCTGTTTAAGCTGTTCTTGTCTATTTGCTTCAGCTTGTTTCAAAATAGGCTGCTCAATCCGAGCCACCTCTGCATCCAGCAATCCCAAAGACTGTTGTAATTGCTTAAGGCCTTCTCGCACATAGTCATCCAGTGGGTAGACGGATCGTATTGCTCTTCTAAGCTCTGCTTCATACTGCCGTAGATTTTCCGCAGAATCTGTCTCTGGGTCTGGATTCTTCGCTAGATCTGATAGAACTTCATTCGCAGTTTGATAACGATCTTCTGCCTTGATTTGGAGCAATTTATTGATAATTGCAGACAATTTAGAATCAATGGCATGAGGCAAATGTTCTTGCCAATTATTTACCCAGCCATATCCCTGCATTGTCCATAGTTCACCCGGATATTGACCTGTCAGCAGATGAAACGATGTTGCTCCAATACTATATAAATCACTAGACCCCGTGGCCTTCCCTTCCGCAAACTGCTCCACTGAAAAATAGCCAGGAGAGCCTACTTTGGTTCCGGTGACGGTTAGCTGACTCATCGATATTTGACGAGCCACTCCAAAGTCAATCAGCATCAATCGACCATCTTTTTTTCGCCGCATGATGTTCTCAGGCTTCAAATCTCGGTGAACTACACCTTTTTCATGGATAAAAGCCAACACGGGTAATAAATCTAGGAGAAGAGCTTCAATTTTTGCCTCACTAAGTGGTCCCTCTTGCTGCAATTCCTTCAGAAGATCTTGTCCATCTATATATTCCTGAACTAGATAGAGAAATCCGTCTTCCTCAAAATAGGCCAGTAAATCAGGGATTTGTTGGTTGGCTTTGAGCTGGTCTAACTGTTCTGCTTCACGCATAAACAGCTGTACTATTTTCTGATTCGCATTGCTACTTTGGCCTTGATAGAACAGTTGTTTAACAACACAAGGTCTCTGTAGTTTGTCCGTATCTTCTGCCAGATAGGTCTTGCCAAACCCTCCTTGGCCCAAGGGTTTAACTATTTTATAGCGATGGCGAAGTAAGGAGATAAGCTCAGTTCCGCAAGACTGGCAGAACTTATCGGTCTCTTGATTAATTGGCTTCTCGCAATCAGGGTTCAGGCAGCAGAGCATCGACTTCAAGCTATAGTACACTTCCCCGCATCGACCAGCATAACCTCAGGGCTATCCGTCACAGAATTATTTTAGTCACTCGCGTAAAAGAGTTAGTGAATTTGGCCTATCCATAGCAATCTGCCTATGTTCTACTTGAGAGCTTCATTTCAGGAATAGAACAATGCTAGATATCGTCACCATCCACTCAGGCATTGAAAACGGCGAGAGATATTACACCGAAGAAGAGAGCTACTACAGCGAGGATGAAGAAATCCAGGCCATCACCAAATCAGAATGGTTTGGCAACATGGCACCCAATGAACCCTATTCAGCAGAGCGGTTCACTGAATTGTTCTATGGCAATCTCCCTAATGGTCAGCGGATGCGAGGCGATGTCTTAGGAGATGGCAAAGAACGGTTAGGCTTTGACCTTACATTCGCTGTCCCTGGTAAATCTTTGAGTATGCAGATCCATGCCCCTGAAGGTGACAAGCGACTATGGCAAGCTCACATCGAGGCAGTCAAAGAGGTTATGGCTATTGCAGAAGAACGCTATGCCGCTTCGAGGGTGCAAGTCAGTGGTGATCGGAAAGTCATTAAGACTGGGAATATTGCAGCCTGCCTGGTCAATCACCATGAGAGTCGAGCAGGAGATCCCCATGTCCACACCCATGTGGTCTTATTCAATGGAACTCACTGCCCTGATGGAGAACACCGGGCCTTATACAAGGAGCTGCTGAGTAAGAGTGGCATTTTAGGAGATATCTATCATCAAAAGCTGGCCCTCAAGGTTCAGGCTTTGGGATATGAGATAGAGGAAACCAGAGAAGGCTTTGAACTTGCAGGAACAACGACAGATCAAAGAGAGTTGTTCTCTAAACGCTCCACTGAAATTGATGACTACTTAAAAGCGAAGGGCTGGGACAAGACCCCTCAGAATCGACAGAGAGCCGTCTTTGAGACTCGGATGGCGAAGGATAAAAGCCAAACCCTAGAAGACAAGCAGGACCGATGGGGCAATGAAATGGCATCGGTGGGCTTCCATGGCATCACCCCTGCCCATCACCCGATCACACCCCAGAACCAAGAGACTCCTAGAGAATTGCTTGATGCTGCAATCGGCCATCTCTCTGAACGTCAGTCATCCTTTAGCCACGAAGACATTCAGCGATTCGTCTTCTCCCACCTCCGCAGCTTTGATGAAGAACCATTGAACCAAGAGATTGATACCCACCCCGATCTATTAGATGCCTGGGACGGACGATACACCACTCAAACTGCAGTGGATCGGGATATCCGCATTATTGACAACTGGCTCCAGGGCAATGACAGGGTTCAACCCCTCAACCCCAATGCTGACTTTAGCCATACCATCCTCAATAGTGGTCAGTCTGAAGCGATGCAGCGACTGCTCAGCTCACCAGATCAATACCAAATCCTCAAAGGACTCGCAGGCACAGGCAAGACTACTGCCATGGGTATCGCCCGAGAGCAGCTACCCCCTGAAACCGTGATCAAAGTCTTTGCAGCTACCCACAACGCCAAGAATGCCATTGCGGAATCCTTTGATCTTGAAGGGGCAACCATTGCTCAACTGGCTGTTTCCGAACCCACCACTGAAGCTAACCAGCTTTGGATTCTCGATGAATCAGGCATGGTCGGCTCTGAAGACTTTGAGATGGTGATGAATAAAGCAACCAAAGTGAATGCACGGGTCTGGGCTGTAGGAGATACCGGGCAGAATGGAGCCATTGCCGCAGGGGCACCCGTGCGAATGCTGATGCATAGCGGGGCAACGGTCCATAAACTCAGTGACATCATTCGCCAGCAGAACAAAGACCAGAAAACGGCAGTAAAACTGATTGCTGAAGGACATGGCATTGAAGCGCTCAATGTCCTAGAGAAGCATGGTCACATCCATGAAGTTGAAGATGCAGATACTAAAATCTCTGGGGCAGTCAATCACTACATGTCATTGCCCCAAAGCCGACGCGATAAAACCTTGGTGGTGATCGGGACCAATGTGGAGAGAGAAGACTTCACGGATCAACTCAGGGGCCAACTGATTGAAGAAGGAAGCCTAACCCAGAATACGGAATTTACTCAGCTCAAGAACCGCAATCTCACGAAGGTGCAAAAGAAAAGAGCGGAGAACTACAACAAGGGTGATTTACTCGTCCTCCATC is part of the Acaryochloris marina S15 genome and encodes:
- a CDS encoding COP23 domain-containing protein, which gives rise to MKHHQIKSMFALSIVTSTALFMSSQPAQADEARFSCGQNKGLPTTLAKTKRGLVPVIHWKSKDFEKSGWTPEVRCQKVSRLFEQYYREGTLDYLTTARDKKTRQNVVCVAPAEGAKCTGILFTLRSGSNPGRTLKKLMDLRVRATSDPLNETLERVYVNMGDFLKSSPVVSASSPTSPEPSSNQPAPEDMW
- the mobF gene encoding MobF family relaxase yields the protein MLDIVTIHSGIENGERYYTEEESYYSEDEEIQAITKSEWFGNMAPNEPYSAERFTELFYGNLPNGQRMRGDVLGDGKERLGFDLTFAVPGKSLSMQIHAPEGDKRLWQAHIEAVKEVMAIAEERYAASRVQVSGDRKVIKTGNIAACLVNHHESRAGDPHVHTHVVLFNGTHCPDGEHRALYKELLSKSGILGDIYHQKLALKVQALGYEIEETREGFELAGTTTDQRELFSKRSTEIDDYLKAKGWDKTPQNRQRAVFETRMAKDKSQTLEDKQDRWGNEMASVGFHGITPAHHPITPQNQETPRELLDAAIGHLSERQSSFSHEDIQRFVFSHLRSFDEEPLNQEIDTHPDLLDAWDGRYTTQTAVDRDIRIIDNWLQGNDRVQPLNPNADFSHTILNSGQSEAMQRLLSSPDQYQILKGLAGTGKTTAMGIAREQLPPETVIKVFAATHNAKNAIAESFDLEGATIAQLAVSEPTTEANQLWILDESGMVGSEDFEMVMNKATKVNARVWAVGDTGQNGAIAAGAPVRMLMHSGATVHKLSDIIRQQNKDQKTAVKLIAEGHGIEALNVLEKHGHIHEVEDADTKISGAVNHYMSLPQSRRDKTLVVIGTNVEREDFTDQLRGQLIEEGSLTQNTEFTQLKNRNLTKVQKKRAENYNKGDLLVLHQKHRTYTQLQTHVSYKVLAVEGQHLRVESPGGRKFKINPAQHKRTEVYTARKNHIAVGDKLRFTSTNKKAGIYTNAYLECTDIQDGIATVRGNKDQLHQLDLSKALQIDHDWATTTYRAQGGTNSETIYIASLNPTSAKESFYVGISRNRTKHLSVFTESLEKLKGWVGTSNAQENAIETLFDPLEGWKPDYAGVEKPWQIDADTWTEMKGSGVHPSLLTPEHLRSEAGSSEPSIRDNVLVEALLGAEFTKSKYGAGQEVTKEMKRKLNGTHKVKGKWINDPERAYTRIAEGGGWIGYGGTDLLSIVEGNPQPSLYCQVKPKTPRIFDGKENKYETPKGVDQQVFLPHIPDKIAEKIYRRNAINPTPEERAKGVWFVADQYNLPIVLTEGLKKTWASLSQGHLTVGLPGVTALYRAKDEYDNRLPQREFTDYGKALAKSGRQITFAFDKDTRVSSIMNVRRDLVRTLEFMQAAGVVCKIAQWEPKLGKGLDDLIVKAGPRAYNVAIANAVPPEAEIKRHYRGQYNDISKRVQKRLGEVPKERVDLEVYAYCKQYAELDDAHRFISESDHMRAATPEQKRLYLLAIHKVSPIYEDLMNSDKPINFNQRMPEMVQNRVKLQIVKEKPTPLQSEQTNYDVSQSY
- a CDS encoding bifunctional serine/threonine-protein kinase/formylglycine-generating enzyme family protein, which encodes MLCCLNPDCEKPINQETDKFCQSCGTELISLLRHRYKIVKPLGQGGFGKTYLAEDTDKLQRPCVVKQLFYQGQSSNANQKIVQLFMREAEQLDQLKANQQIPDLLAYFEEDGFLYLVQEYIDGQDLLKELQQEGPLSEAKIEALLLDLLPVLAFIHEKGVVHRDLKPENIMRRKKDGRLMLIDFGVARQISMSQLTVTGTKVGSPGYFSVEQFAEGKATGSSDLYSIGATSFHLLTGQYPGELWTMQGYGWVNNWQEHLPHAIDSKLSAIINKLLQIKAEDRYQTANEVLSDLAKNPDPETDSAENLRQYEAELRRAIRSVYPLDDYVREGLKQLQQSLGLLDAEVARIEQPILKQAEANRQEQLKQQLEAQRQTEARQQEQLRQEAETQRQEQLKQQALVRKQAQQTPTPSPLSPVLQKKNRRQFLTLAAFGSVGLGSVLVWEIIKNSQRDLTTSESPSLDLGPLSESPSPDPSPSSESASSLKSFEYEVVSVDETGAISNRSQKQAQFFAEELDSSTTLEMVKIPGGTFTMGSLEGKPERDDDEGPQHEVTLSLLYLGKYPVTQAQWEAIMGSNPSKFKGANRPVEKVSWNDAVEFCQKLSQKHGKDYRLPSEAEWEYACRGETTTPFYFGETITTDVANYRGTDFDFLGKTIPGNYASGPKGEYREQTTDVGSFPPNTFGLYDMHGTIWEWCQDTWHDNYTGAPTDGSAWVDDKEARRITRGGSWIEPPGHCRSASRGGYLPSHRINFVGFRVALLAPRILQ
- a CDS encoding serine protease, with amino-acid sequence MKSPYFLTPIVLGVAAIVATPFQSAQALSATEVGTIAEAVTVRIDGQNSGSGVIIKRQGKVYTVLTAAHVVATEDGYDVVTPDGQFHELDYSKVKKLPNVDLALVEFTSPKTYKVADIGDSTAVKAGASIYVSGFPLPTAAITESVWNFSEGKVTANSKRLLADGYALIYSNDTLPGMSGGAVLNSEGKLIAIHGRADAEQSVQKTETVYQKTGFNLGIPINTFLNLAANVSPNLGFVGRATESTGTTLTKDDWLLQGVGKYRKGNYKEAIKDFGQAIAIDPKDAAAHFNRGNAYDELNQYNLALKDYSQAIQINPEYSAAYNNRGIIYTNLKQNELAFKDYSRAIQLNPEYVEAYANRGNIYNTLKQNELALKDYSRAIQLNPEYIGAYISRGNIYYDLKQNDLALRDYSRAIQLNPESAIAYNNRGKIFNELEQYNQAFKDLNRAIQLNPEYAAAYFNRGNRYYALKQNELALKDYSRAIQLNPEYERYYYNRGNAYEELKQYNLALKDYSQAIQINPEYSEAYVNRGITYKALNQYNLALKDYSRAIQLNPEYANAYNNRGVIYLILKQNELAFKDYSRVIQINPEYAAAYVNRGITHNRMGNKPQAKQDLKTAARLFQQQNNPEFYQKAMELLQSF